One Aphidius gifuensis isolate YNYX2018 linkage group LG5, ASM1490517v1, whole genome shotgun sequence genomic region harbors:
- the LOC122858311 gene encoding uncharacterized protein LOC122858311 codes for MQQLNTWVIAIIGITLTIVAPEMEKKTKETTMIIKITNEIRENKILLASTISSAIRCKEKLNINLKIYDKKRKQISIDKTKTTTEFNKFKICEELKTKRIKLSKTFDNTLKQFAEISQEARILSDNNADTKVRQHRSINNNEFQATEIPTNSTISNPDKLINTESTNTTIFDDTQLTSNDTSPTSHQNKSDEMNNQSYSLNLTSVDAKSEKLMASSNISMINKLTEEKIENNEEASVDSIESPLIISNQPWPSRRLALSQKKIHENIINEDKLSYPRKDQSKPSINLVDSGKPSKIFYEIKPSFNTAMNIDDNNDDDDDFNSNNNSDNNDNVETRLPIISVTRKSFIAGFKLPNMPSSFGKFGPYFIDNVDHRIITERTGNSVILDCRIGLLGDKKVTWLQHDKDSIRLLTVGNVQYSADERISLKFQYPDNWRLQITYATLRDTGLYKCQVEIDPTRSLVKHYNVVITAPVLKITDDSGRGISGERHLKAGSTLRLKCEGRDVLEKLNESLLWTRGDETLTSDVSENRTIEIEGNKEIPIIISTLVVEKATSRHAGNYSCTVPERAKTTIAVHVLNGELPAAVHHGNGVSNAMLNLWLIHLTISYGFFR; via the exons ATGCAGCAGTTGAATACATGGGTGATAGCCATTATCGGCATTACACTTACAATCGTTGCCCCGG aaatggaaaaaaaaactaaagaaacaacgatgattataaaaataactaacgaaataagagaaaataaaattttgcttGCCTCAACAATATCAAGTGCCATACGTTGCAaggaaaaattgaatattaatcttaaaatatatgacaaaaaaagaaaacaaatatcaattgataaaacaaaaacaactactgaatttaataaatttaaaatatgtgaagaattaaaaacaaagaggataaaattatctaaaacaTTTGATAATACTTTGAAACAATTTGCAGAAATATCACAAGAAGCACGTATATTATCTGACAATAATGCTGATACAAAAGTAAGACAACATCGAagtataaataacaatgaatttCAAGCTACAGAAATTCCTACAAACTCAACAATATCCAATCCtgacaaattgataaatactGAATCAACAAATACAACTATTTTTGATGATACTCAATTAACGTCAAATGATACATCACCAACAagtcatcaaaataaatctgatgaaatgaataatcaatcatattcattaaatttaacatcagTTGATGCTAAAAGTGAAAAGTTAATGGCGTCATCAAatatatcaatgataaataaattgaccgaagaaaaaattgaaaataatgaagagGCAAGTGTTGATAGTATTGAATCACctcttattatttcaaatcaaCCTTGGCCCTCACGTAGACTTGCtctaagccaaaaaaaaatacatgaaaatatcataaatgAGGACAAGCTGTCTTATCCCAGAAAGGATCAATCTAAACCTTCAATAAATCTTGTTGACAGTGGAAAACctagcaaaattttttatgaaataaaaccATCATTCAATACAGCCATGaacattgatgataataatgatgatgatgatgattttaatagtaataataatagtgataataatgataatgttgaAACTCGTCTTCCTATTATTTCTGTAACAAGAAAAAGTTTTATTGCTGGttttaaattaccaaataTGCCAAGTTCATTTGGTAAATTTGGACcgtattttattgataatgttgatCATAGAATTATCACTGAAAGAACTGGAAATAGTGTTATTCTTGATTGTCGAATTGGTCTTCTTGGTGATAAAAAG GTGACCTGGTTACAACATGACAAAGACTCAATCCGACTACTCACAGTCGGAAATGTACAGTACAGTGCGGATGAACGGATCAGTTTGAAATTTCA ATATCCTGACAACTGGAGATTGCAAATCACCTATGCAACACTACGTGATACTGGACTTTACAAGTGTCAAGTTGAGATTGATCCAACACGTTCACTTGTCAAACATTATAATGTTGTCATTACAG caCCTGTATTGAAAATAACTGATGATTCAGGAAGAGGAATATCTGGTGAAAGACACCTTAAAGCTGGAAGTACTCTTCGTTTAAAATGCGAGGGTAGAGATGTGTTGGAAAAACTTAACGAATCGTTACTTTGGACAAGGGGAGACGAGACACTCACTTCCGATGTCAG TGAAAATAgaacaattgaaattgaagGTAACAAGGAGATACCAATTATAATAAGTACATTAGTAGTTGAAAAAGCAACATCAAGACATGCAGGAAATTACAGTTGTACAGTACCGGAGAGAGCAAAGACTACTATTGCTGTTCATGTATTAAATG